AGATCCGTTCCTGTGAATCCTCAGGTGGAAAAGGTGAAGCAAACGGACCTGAACGAATCGATGACGATTGATGAAGATTTGCCGGAAGAAACGCCCTCGTCCAATCCCAACAATAGCACGGTGATGAGCATCTGTCTGGATGATTCCAGTGATGAGGCGAATGCTGAGGAAAATGCCTATATGCTGTGTACGCCCAATACTAAGGAACGCTCCGGAAGTGGTTCCGATAGCAACAAAAAGCAGTCGTTTTCGGATCGGAAACTGACTCCCAAACAGGTCGCTCGAAAGCAGGAAGCGGAAAGAAAACTGGCTCTAAAACAACAGGAAATTGAGGAGAAAAAACGTAAGAAGCAGGAAGAAAAAGATGCGAAGATACGTGAAAAAGAAGAACAAGAACGGatgaaaaagaaggaaaaagagGAGAAGGAAGAACAGAAACGTAAGGAACGGGAAGAAAAGGAAGAGCTAAAACGAAAGGAGAAAGAAGAAAAGGACGAACAGCGCAAAAAGGAACGAGAAgaaaaggaaaagaaacgacTGGCTGAGATCGAAgcgaaaaatgaggaaaaacgCAAAAAGGACGAACAAAAAGAAGAGGAACGCCGCAAGAAGGAAGAAGAGAAGGAAGCCGAGGAAAAGCGTAAACAAAAAACCGCCCAAGCTTTTCAGAGCTTTTTTGTTAAGAAAGAATCTAACGGAAAAGAGCCGAAGCAATCGGATGATGAAAATTCCATGGATCAACTCGCGGGCAATGGAGAATCCGGTGAGCAAAACAGTCGCTTCATTCCGTTTTGCGTTAAGGGTAATATGAGACTGGCCCCGGTTTGTCGACTGCAACTCAGCAAAAGAAGGAAGCAACAGTTGGaagaaattttaaccaaaaccaGTGACGAAAATGGAAATGACGCAGTTGCTTTCTCGAAAGATCAACTGTATCTGGCTCAGATCAAAGCCGATCGTTACGAAGTTGGACGATGCGATCGAACATGGATTGCACAAGACGATGAAGCCGAAGAGGACGATGTTATTCTTTTAGGTAAGTGTCTAGAGTAAACTTTGTCAATTAAATGATCTCAAAATAAATCCTTTCACCTAAATTTAGACGACGACGTGTGCCATGAAATCGAAACGGATCCTGCGGCGGCTCCGAGCAAACGCTACCGGGCCAAGTTCTTCCTGTTCGAGGAGAATCGGCGGCCACCATATCGAGGAACCTGGCGCAAACGTAGTGCTGTCATCCATCCTAGACGTCCGTTCGTTCAGGATACGGTTCGTTCACTGGTTTGATGCTTTCGAAAGAACAAATTTCACTCTCCATCTATAtcgtttttagaaatttttcgacTACGAGGTCGATTCGGACGACGAATGGGAGGAGGAAGAACCGGGCGAGTCCCTGCACGGAAGCGATGACGAAAAGGACGTTGATCCGGAGGAGGAATACGAGGTGGACAACGACTTCTTCGTACCGCATGGGCATCTCAGTGACGAGGAGATGCAGGCCGAAGACGATGTGGACGAGGACAACAGTCCCGAAACTCAGAAGGCAAAGCTCAAAATTATGCAGCAAGAATTTGCCGCCGAAATGAAGAAGAAAACGGAAAAGATCAAGCCCCGTTTGATTGGGTGCCTGTGGGAAAACTCCGGGGATCAGAACGATCGAAGAGGTATCGAGTGCTCGTCCGTCATTTGGGATATCCTAAAAGCTCGGGCTATGCTGTTCGATCCGGAGGAACCGATCTCTTTCACAGTTCAGAAGAGTGAACCGGACTCGAACAATTCTTCGCCCTCGAAGGATAAAGAAACAGCAGGCTCGTCAGCACCCTCGGAACGTAAGTCCAAACAGGTCAAACTGGTTGACGAAGGTGTCAAGGAGCTAATTAATCTCATCCACGGAAGTGGACAAAGCAAGAAATTTCTGCTAATGGAGTTTCTAGCGTACTGGGCTAAAAAACGGGACGACGGGGAACAGGCACCCAATTTCTCAGCTGAAAGCATCCGAGCAAAAATCGGGGAAATTGCCAGCTGGCGACCTTGTCCCGATGAGGGACCGATGCAGAATAAAATGTGCTGGTACGTAAATCGGGACATGCTGGTGAAATATGAGCTGACGGACATGAAGATTCCCACCGGTTGGCAATTTATTCTGAAACCGTTGGTCAAAAAGTCTACCCGGGAACGGAAGGATCCCGCTGGTAATGGTGAAGGCAATGGTGCCGGTGATGATGCGGACAATGAGGAAGGAGGCCCCAAGAAAACGCCGCCGAAAAAGGAAACCGCGGAGAAGACCAACAAGAAAGTCAAGTAAGTGGGTggaatgttaaattttaaaatgattattaCTGTGATTTGGTTAATCGAACTTTGTTAGATAATCACTAATCAAATCTGTTGGTAGCTGAGTTTAGTGGCTTCTCACTTATCCGCTAATCGGATGCCTCCTTTGACTTTTTTTGACGTTTCTTATGAAAAGTGGTTATCGGTAGAGAAGTGGTATTTTCAATTGTGGGCTCTAAAGTCCCCTATCATATAGGTACCTGTACATTCAGTTTGATGATAATCTTTAGCAAAAAAGTTTTCACTCTTTATTGATGATTCAAGTTTATCTTAAATTTGACAGGAACAAAGAATTGAATCAACGTTATCTTTCAGAGTAGTCCTAAAAGCTAAGGCCTAAGGCTAACCTTAAGACTGTCAATATAGACTTAGAACCCTGGACTCTGGAATCTGGACTTTGGATTCTGTATTGCCCACAGTTAGTTTAATTTACGAATTTCAGCATCGATAGagaaaatcacttcgatagaaaaaatcaatttacgaacacgccgttaagACTCCAGACAATGGACTTTGTACTCTGGACGCTGGGCTTGGGACTTTGGACTCTGAACCCTGGATTCTGGACTCGGGAATCTGAACTTTGGACTCaagactctgaactctggactctggaacaTGGATTCTGGACTCCGGACtctggaatctggattctgaactctggactccgGATCCTAGACTAAAGAATCCAGACAATGGACTTtgtactctggactctggattctaAACTCTGGACGCTGCCTTTTAGACTTTGGACTCTGAATCCTGGATTCTGGCTCGGGACTCTGAACCttggactctagactctggagTTTGGACTCtgcataaaaattcaatttttggattttaagtactggactttggactttggattCTGTATTCggaactctggactctgtacTCGGGACTCTGGACTCCGGACCCTGGATTCTGGACACTTgtctctggactctggactctgaattctggactctggactttggactaTGGGCTCTGGGATTTGGGATCTGGGCAATGGACaatggactctggactctagacgctgactttggactctggactctggactctggactccggACTTCGGACTGCGAAGTTTGGATTCTGGACTCCGCTCTCTAGACTCTTGACTCCTGACTCTCGACTCCGGTTTTTAGAATTTAGATAGaatggactctggactctggattctggacaCTTGTCTCTAGACTCTGGAATCTGGACTCTGGTCTCTGGACTCTGGAATTTGGActttgaactctggactctggacaatggactttggactctagactctggactctgacgctgactctagactctggactctggacgcTGGACTCCGGACTCCGGACTGCGAACTCTATTCTGGACTCCGCTCTATAGAATCTTGATTCCTAACTCTCGACTCCGGACTTTAGACTCCAAATTACGGACAATGGATTCTGGACCCTGGATTTTGGACATTCGTCTCAAGACTCTggaatctggactctggactctggtctctggactttggactctggactgtGGACTgtggattctggactctggacaaTGGAGTCTGGACTTTGGATTCTTGACTCCTGACTCTCGACTCCGGACTTTAGACTTCAGATTACGGACaatggactctggactctagactctggactttggactctgaCTTTGACgctgactctggactctggactgcGGACTCCGGACTGCGAACTCTATTCTGGACTCCGCTCTCTAGACTCTTGACTCCTGACTCTTGACTCCTGACTCTCGACTCCGGACTTTAGACTCCAGATTACGGACAATGGACCCTGGATTTTGAACACTTGTCTCAAGACtctggaatctggattctggactctgatctctggactttggactctggactgtgaactctggactctggactttggactctggactctgattCTGACGCTAACTCTgcactctggactctgaactccgGATTCCGGACTGCGAACACTGGATTCTGGACTCCGCTGTCTAGATTCTTGACTCCTGACTCTCGACTCCGGACTGTAGACTTCAGATTACGGACaatggactctggactctgaactctggacgttggactctggactctgactCTCACgctgactctggactctggactccggACTCCGGACTGCgaactctggattctggactccGCTCTATAGACTCTTGACTTCTGACTCTCGACTCCGGACCTTAAACTCCAGATTACGGACAATGGACTCTGGACCGTGGATTCTGGACACTTGTCTCTAGACTCTGGAATCTGGGCTCTGGTCTCTGGACTTTGGACTgtggactttggactctggactgtggactttggactctggacaAAGGACTCTGGACcctagactctggactctggactttggactctggattctggattctggactctgacCCTGACGCTGAACTCTGGACTCCGGGCTCCGGACTGCgaactctggattctggactccGCTCTCTAGACTCTTGACTGCTGACTCTTACGGACAATGTTGAACTCTAAACTATGGACTCTGGACTCCGGAATTAGGATTCTGATTTTTAAACTCCAGACTACAGTTTCTGGACTCTGGAATCAAAACTCCGAACTTCGAGTTCCCAAGCTCTTGCACTGGATTCTGTAACCGAGACTCCGGCCTCTGGATCCGGGACACCGGATTTTGGAGTCTGGATTTCGGACTATGGACTCTGGAATTCGTCCCTGTTTTGGTCTGTCTGACTTATTCGACTTCTGCAACCAAGTCGTCAGCTTGGGTTCCCTCCCTCTGATCTGTCGCTAATTGTCCGTATATGTTACCACGTGCAATCATAGCAATCCAATATTCGAATTAGGTCAAATCATAGCAATCAGGTTTGTTAGGTTTCGACTGAAAAGATTTCAATTCATTCTGTAATCACCATTAGAAGAATAAAGTCATATTCAACAAACTCTCTTTTGTGAATACAATATTTGGCGACGAGAGTTTCAAACCCACACCTCAAGATGTTCAAGTCCAACGAAGGAGAATCTTCTGGCAGGCGCATGGAGGAAATTTTCCTAACCATTCTGGAGCAGAACAAGCAACTTTCTGACCAAAACCGACGGATGATGGCCCTAATGGAAAGTTTCAACAACCAAGAAGCACCCAATCGGGCAACGAACAATCCGGAGCTGGTTCTAGAATCCCTTGCATCCAACATCAAGGAATTCCACTATGATCCAGAGAACGGACACACTTTCGATCGCTGGTTTCAAAAGTATGAAGACCTGTTTCTCCAGGATGGTGCAAAGCTCGAGGATGCGGCAAAGGTGCGACTTTTATTGCGAAGTTTACACGTAGGTGTCCACGACAGGTACCTGAATTTCCTGCTTCCGAATCATCCACGTGATTTTCAATTCCACGAAACCGTTCAAAAGTTGAAGCAACTCTTTGGTACACGTGTTTCATTGTTCAGCAAACGGTATCAATGCTTCCAGCTCACCAAACAGGTTGACGAAGATTTCGTAACCTATGCTGGAACCGTTAACAAGCGATGCGAAGACTTCGAATTGAATGCCATTTCTCCTGATCAGTTCAAATCCCTCATCTTTATTTGCGGTTTACGCTCTTCAAGTGATTCAGACATCCGAACCCGGCTACTATCAAAGTTGGAAACCGACGCGGGAGACTGCAAGCTCGAATCCTTAATCATCGAATGCCAGCGCTTGCAGAACCTGAAGCATGACACGGCCCTGGTGGAACAAAAATCATCGACATCAACATTTGTGTGCGCAGTCAAGCAACAAAGACATCAGTCGAAACAATCCACTCAAGATCAGCCGAACATCAGCAAAGCTTCAAACATTCCAAGGACCCCGTGTTGGCAATGTGGCGGAATTCATTACGTTCGTGATTGTTCCTACACCACCCACACCTGCGAATCCTGTGGCAAAGTCGGTCATAAAGAAGGGTATTGTCTTTGCTACACGGCAGCAAACCCCAACAAGAAGAAGCAAATGAAGAAGAAGGCAACCATCAACAGTATTTTCACAATCAGCCATGTTGCCGAATCCCGACGTAAGTTCACCAACGTTACCATCAATGGCAAAGTTGTTAGGTTGCAATTCGATACTGCATCTGACATCACTGTCATTTCAAGACGTGTCTGGAACAAACTGGGATCTCCAAAGCTTCAATCAACTGATCATCAAGCAAAATCAGCATCCGGAAAAACACTACACATTTCCGGTAAACTTCAGTGTCACGTTACCCTGGGAAACATCACCAAATT
This sequence is a window from Uranotaenia lowii strain MFRU-FL chromosome 3, ASM2978415v1, whole genome shotgun sequence. Protein-coding genes within it:
- the LOC129754300 gene encoding chromatin assembly factor 1 subunit A-like isoform X1, with translation MEAVANGEGKTSPSSASKKLKQTRLPFQVLTGSPTPPVAARKTTPVKAHPMVVISSNGNDPPTSSKTEGSTTKVPKVSSNRKRKPSTSALEAETRAAKIGRIAEVKENVKDAPVVVLLDDESNSEETQGTATKTPAKTGQGESSEKKVSSSGKDKFMIKLPVSKRKSSVGRKDDGEEGGASSAKKKDKKKKKKSKDQDKQGAVSSKKEATVTDPEVSILIDDSELSDGETEKTDKEGKEESKEDKDVNGKEADAEPVTSEEKKPDIIEDENSAGKTEKDTEADSVKESKVEKNTSETVEEKATPKRRGRSSVVPKPDSNVEKVTPKRGRSAKTASVESGKSATTKENGTKVDDDKKDDEVEVISVSQESSSTDQRKDSIENKSENSENSKDNDKKELEVETTDNKTASNRKSARKSTVKKADDKTEPSKTGSTKKTSKNESVTESKANEKSQESAKPPPKPTKGALDKFFAKVQTPDKKAKCSPPNGAIDSQDALQEVPRTPEKTRSVPVNPQVEKVKQTDLNESMTIDEDLPEETPSSNPNNSTVMSICLDDSSDEANAEENAYMLCTPNTKERSGSGSDSNKKQSFSDRKLTPKQVARKQEAERKLALKQQEIEEKKRKKQEEKDAKIREKEEQERMKKKEKEEKEEQKRKEREEKEELKRKEKEEKDEQRKKEREEKEKKRLAEIEAKNEEKRKKDEQKEEERRKKEEEKEAEEKRKQKTAQAFQSFFVKKESNGKEPKQSDDENSMDQLAGNGESGEQNSRFIPFCVKGNMRLAPVCRLQLSKRRKQQLEEILTKTSDENGNDAVAFSKDQLYLAQIKADRYEVGRCDRTWIAQDDEAEEDDVILLDDDVCHEIETDPAAAPSKRYRAKFFLFEENRRPPYRGTWRKRSAVIHPRRPFVQDTKFFDYEVDSDDEWEEEEPGESLHGSDDEKDVDPEEEYEVDNDFFVPHGHLSDEEMQAEDDVDEDNSPETQKAKLKIMQQEFAAEMKKKTEKIKPRLIGCLWENSGDQNDRRGIECSSVIWDILKARAMLFDPEEPISFTVQKSEPDSNNSSPSKDKETAGSSAPSERKSKQVKLVDEGVKELINLIHGSGQSKKFLLMEFLAYWAKKRDDGEQAPNFSAESIRAKIGEIASWRPCPDEGPMQNKMCWYVNRDMLVKYELTDMKIPTGWQFILKPLVKKSTRERKDPAGNGEGNGAGDDADNEEGGPKKTPPKKETAEKTNKKVKSSKASASTNGPPTSSNNGTSATATATTTNITKFTKKLSDEDKRKQLTKIEPSCKSTNSTGEVSTSSKKTLKSAATQAKAATAAKKEEASSSSSSSTTKPGEKKRVQLLMSVPRGQQINQTTKNSLISKFLAKGQQPSKNGDNVVSSSDDSSIPSSSSSTSSDSVKAKKRESNRVVGKSVEAMEVDSPGDSDVILIDD
- the LOC129754300 gene encoding chromatin assembly factor 1 subunit A-B-like isoform X2; translation: MEAVANGEGKTSPSSASKKLKQTRLPFQVLTGSPTPPVAARKTTPVKAHPMVVISSNGNDPPTSSKTEGSTTKVPKVSSNRKRKPSTSALEAETRAAKIGRIAEVKENVKDAPVVVLLDDESNSEETQGTATKTPAKTGQGESSEKKVSSSGKDKFMIKLPVSKRKSSVGRKDDGEEGGASSAKKKDKKKKKKSKDQDKQGAVSSKKEATVTDPEVSILIDDSELSDGETEKTDKEGKEESKEDKDVNGKEADAEPVTSEEKKPDIIEDENSAGKTEKDTEADSVKESKVEKNTSETVEEKATPKRRGRSSVVPKPDSNVEKVTPKRGRSAKTASVESGKSATTKENGTKVDDDKKDDEVEVISVSQESSSTDQRKDSIENKSENSENSKDNDKKELEVETTDNKTASNRKSARKSTVKKADDKTEPSKTGSTKKTSKNESVTESKANEKSQESAKPPPKPTKGALDKFFAKVQTPDKKAKCSPPNGAIDSQDALQEVPRTPEKTRSVPVNPQVEKVKQTDLNESMTIDEDLPEETPSSNPNNSTVMSICLDDSSDEANAEENAYMLCTPNTKERSGSGSDSNKKQSFSDRKLTPKQVARKQEAERKLALKQQEIEEKKRKKQEEKDAKIREKEEQERMKKKEKEEKEEQKRKEREEKEELKRKEKEEKDEQRKKEREEKEKKRLAEIEAKNEEKRKKDEQKEEERRKKEEEKEAEEKRKQKTAQAFQSFFVKKESNGKEPKQSDDENSMDQLAGNGESGEQNSRFIPFCVKGNMRLAPVCRLQLSKRRKQQLEEILTKTSDENGNDAVAFSKDQLYLAQIKADRYEVGRCDRTWIAQDDEAEEDDVILLDDDVCHEIETDPAAAPSKRYRAKFFLFEENRRPPYRGTWRKRSAVIHPRRPFVQDTKFFDYEVDSDDEWEEEEPGESLHGSDDEKDVDPEEEYEVDNDFFVPHGHLSDEEMQAEDDVDEDNSPETQKAKLKIMQQEFAAEMKKKTEKIKPRLIGCLWENSGDQNDRRGIECSSVIWDILKARAMLFDPEEPISFTVQKSEPDSNNSSPSKDKETAGSSAPSERKSKQVKLVDEGVKELINLIHGSGQSKKFLLMEFLAYWAKKRDDGEQAPNFSAESIRAKIGEIASWRPCPDEGPMQNKMCWYVNRDMLVKYELTDMKIPTGWQFILKPLVKKSTRERKDPAGNGEGNGAGDDADNEEGGPKKTPPKKETAEKTNKKVK